One window of Azospirillum sp. TSA2s genomic DNA carries:
- a CDS encoding glycosyltransferase family 9 protein, whose amino-acid sequence MSKRPLRILVIKLGAFGDFFLAQTTFAAIRRHHAGDRVTLLTLPSLASLARMSGLFDEVLEDPRERSLSAYLTIRRTLRAHRFDRVYDLQAQTRTDLYHRLLFPGPWPEWSGTARGASHPDRYEGRRKVPVRERYVRQLAPFGIVPDETPDLSWLDADISKFGLPERFALLVPGSSPGRPDKRWPVRRYAEVAAALAGRGIIPVVIGTGIESDLARSIAEYCPQAVDLTDRTSVPELGGLARRAWGAVGNDTGPTHLIAAVGCPTVVVFSDASDPIHSTGPRVLIHHRPDFADIDSAGVVEALDHAREMGGI is encoded by the coding sequence ATGAGCAAGCGCCCGCTCCGCATCCTGGTCATCAAGCTGGGCGCCTTCGGCGACTTCTTCCTGGCCCAGACGACCTTCGCCGCCATCCGCCGCCACCATGCCGGCGATCGGGTGACGCTGCTGACCCTGCCGTCCCTTGCCTCGCTCGCCCGCATGAGCGGCCTGTTCGACGAGGTGCTGGAGGACCCGCGCGAGCGGTCGCTGTCGGCCTATCTGACGATCCGCCGCACCCTGCGCGCCCATCGCTTCGACCGCGTCTACGACCTCCAGGCGCAGACGCGCACCGACCTGTACCACCGGCTGCTGTTCCCCGGCCCCTGGCCGGAATGGTCGGGCACCGCCCGTGGCGCTTCCCATCCCGACCGCTACGAGGGCCGGCGCAAGGTGCCGGTGCGCGAGCGCTATGTTCGCCAACTCGCCCCCTTCGGCATCGTCCCGGACGAGACGCCCGACCTGTCCTGGCTCGACGCCGACATTTCCAAGTTCGGTCTGCCGGAGCGGTTCGCGTTGCTGGTCCCCGGCTCCTCCCCCGGACGGCCGGACAAGCGTTGGCCGGTCCGCCGCTATGCCGAGGTGGCGGCGGCACTGGCCGGGCGCGGCATCATTCCGGTGGTGATCGGCACCGGCATCGAGAGCGACCTCGCCCGCTCCATCGCAGAGTATTGCCCCCAGGCTGTCGATCTTACCGACCGCACCAGCGTGCCGGAACTGGGCGGGCTGGCGCGCCGGGCCTGGGGGGCGGTCGGCAACGACACCGGCCCGACCCACCTGATCGCCGCGGTCGGCTGCCCCACCGTGGTGGTGTTCTCCGACGCCTCCGACCCGATCCACAGCACCGGCCCGCGCGTGCTGATCCACCACCGCCCCGACTTCGCCGACATCGACAGCGCCGGCGTGGTCGAGGCGCTGGACCACGCGCGGGAGATGGGAGGCATCTAA